AGATGAAGATAAGACAAAAGAGCAGCTTATAGATGAACTGGCAGGATTACGCCAGCGCATTACTGAACTTGAAAAATCAGAAACTGAGTTGGGGAAGACAAGGGCTATGTTTCAGGGTCTTTTTGAATGTGCACCTGACGCCATTGTGGTGGTTAACAGCGAGGGGCGTATTGTGGAGGCTAATACGCAGGCAGAGAAGATATTTGGCTATAGTAAGAATGAGTTGCTCGACAAGCCTGTTGAGGTTCTTATCCCAGAGCGCTTCAGGAAACGGCACTATGAGCATATGAGAAGCTACATGTCAAAACCCCGCATCCGTTTTATGGGTTCTGAGCTTGAACTTTATGGGCTTCGTAAGGACGGAATCGAGTTTCCAGTGGACATCGCTCTTGGACCTCTGGAAACG
The nucleotide sequence above comes from Candidatus Methanoperedens sp.. Encoded proteins:
- a CDS encoding PAS domain S-box protein, giving the protein MKDEDKTKEQLIDELAGLRQRITELEKSETELGKTRAMFQGLFECAPDAIVVVNSEGRIVEANTQAEKIFGYSKNELLDKPVEVLIPERFRKRHYEHMRSYMSKPRIRFMGSELELYGLRKDGIEFPVDIALGPLETKDGIMVLSIVRDITEHMRMEEALRTSEAKYRSIFENAVEGIFQTSIEGGILAANPALAHMLGYESQEEIITSITNARKLYVEPGRRLQLVRTIRARGIVTNFEAQIRRKDGSK